The following coding sequences are from one Methanohalophilus halophilus window:
- a CDS encoding phytoene desaturase family protein, whose protein sequence is MNKYDAIVIGAGATGLLAALTLSKHGKKVLVLEKNRHVGGNCNSYDVDGFQVDTGPHAITHLEAGPLKRLMENYFDYLPIFEDYGNYFVRTERNFLKVPSNLKEFAVFDALPRKDRLLIAQTLTKELTFSTFGVDLSKKSVYDALPKTLSTDSYNFVDAISHFLSGKSMKETSVHRILTGSSFVRDSITQAQFASIVSKPDRPPVESILQSIIPANYHNQLQLRFNSVSSQFSSLGRLATNKANYSQGYPRKGLKALLNAILYSLPDSVDIKTESEAKKILVEKDQVTGVESDEIYLADIVIHTGFVKHLPELVQDLPRKYIEDLDGIVNSKSLTVWLGLDETRKEFNYRGSEIWFKDNAYWAMPISNYDPTLAPPGKQLVGFAFAIDDSSPEKKEMKKAHETIYKAVPDIQDHVEMQHDQVTIPEKAAVTINGHFAGIRTPIRNLYVAGTDTDSRSMGITRAAYSIIEMLRVLNEDSNLH, encoded by the coding sequence ATGAATAAATATGATGCCATTGTAATTGGTGCAGGAGCAACAGGCCTGCTTGCCGCACTAACACTTTCAAAACACGGAAAGAAAGTACTGGTACTTGAAAAAAATCGCCATGTTGGAGGAAACTGTAACAGTTACGATGTTGATGGTTTCCAGGTCGATACAGGACCCCATGCTATAACCCATCTGGAAGCAGGCCCTCTAAAAAGATTGATGGAAAATTACTTTGACTATCTTCCTATTTTTGAGGATTACGGAAATTATTTTGTCAGAACTGAACGCAATTTTCTAAAAGTACCTTCTAATCTCAAGGAATTTGCTGTATTCGATGCACTGCCCCGCAAAGACAGGTTACTTATTGCACAGACCCTCACCAAAGAATTGACATTTTCTACCTTCGGGGTCGACCTTTCAAAAAAATCTGTATATGATGCACTGCCAAAGACACTATCCACTGATTCATATAATTTTGTTGATGCTATTTCTCATTTCCTTTCCGGCAAGTCAATGAAGGAAACCTCGGTGCACAGAATATTAACAGGGAGCAGTTTTGTCAGGGACAGTATTACACAGGCACAATTTGCCAGTATTGTATCAAAACCTGACAGACCACCGGTTGAGTCTATCCTCCAATCCATCATCCCTGCAAATTACCATAATCAACTACAACTTCGGTTTAACAGTGTATCAAGCCAATTTTCATCCCTTGGAAGACTTGCAACAAACAAGGCAAATTATTCCCAGGGATATCCAAGAAAGGGCCTCAAAGCACTGCTCAATGCAATCCTGTATTCTTTACCTGATTCAGTTGACATAAAGACTGAGAGTGAGGCTAAAAAGATACTTGTTGAAAAAGATCAGGTAACAGGAGTGGAAAGCGATGAAATCTATCTTGCAGACATAGTCATACACACCGGTTTTGTAAAACACTTACCCGAATTAGTGCAAGATTTACCCCGCAAATATATCGAGGATTTGGATGGAATTGTTAATAGTAAGAGCCTGACTGTATGGCTGGGTCTTGATGAGACAAGGAAGGAATTCAATTACAGAGGTTCTGAAATATGGTTTAAGGATAATGCCTATTGGGCAATGCCAATAAGTAACTATGACCCAACCCTTGCCCCGCCAGGGAAACAACTTGTAGGTTTTGCTTTTGCAATAGATGACTCTTCTCCTGAGAAAAAAGAGATGAAAAAAGCCCATGAGACCATATACAAAGCTGTTCCAGACATTCAGGATCATGTGGAAATGCAACATGACCAGGTAACCATTCCTGAAAAAGCTGCGGTTACCATAAATGGCCATTTTGCAGGAATAAGAACGCCCATAAGGAATCTTTATGTGGCGGGTACTGACACCGATAGTCGCAGTATGGGAATCACACGTGCAGCATATTCCATAATTGAAATGCTAAGAGTATTAAATGAAGATTCAAACCTGCATTGA